The Triticum urartu cultivar G1812 chromosome 6, Tu2.1, whole genome shotgun sequence genome includes the window GTGCTCGTTCGGCCTAGTCTTGAACGAATTGAAGAGCCCCAGGCTGATGCGGCTACACCAGTTGTCGATGTTTCTGCAGTACAGGAGAAAGGTGGCACATCGACAGAACGAGGTTCCACAGTAGTTCAGGAAAAAGGTGGCCCATCACTGGAGCGTGAAACTTCTGGCAGTGTGTCTGTATTGCCTTCTGGTCGCAAACGTCTCATGCCATCATCGCAGATGAGAGATGATGCATCACATGGAGAGGCTAATGATGCCAATCCTCCATCAAAGAAACCTAAAGAGGATTCTGTTCAGAGTTCCAGTGAGTTAAAAACTGATCAATCGGCCCCTGAAGATGTAACGACTGAGGCTCCTGTGGTTATCTCGATAGACAACCAAGATGTGCAACAACAGCCTGGAGAAGAGATGAACACGGATCAGGCTTCCATGCCAGTTGAAGAGGTTGAGGACATCAAGGATGACGAAGCGGGTAACAATGATGACATGGAAGAATATACAGGTGCATCAATGGACATCGAAGGCCAGGATGCTGAAGTTAATATGGACAGTGATGCAACTGCTGTGGAAGATGTGCCGCTTAAGTCAGAGGCAGTAGTGGAATCGTTTGATGAAGACCAGAAACTCGAGGATGCGAAGGAAGAGGGCCAGATTACTACAGCCACCGATGCTGAGGATGAGAGGGAGGAGGGGGAGTTGCCGGATGAACCTGAACAACAATCAGATAGCAGTCCCCTGGATATTGGTGAGCAAGCAGGTGATGCTTTCAGGGCAGCATCTCCAAGTGGGGCAGCAGCAAAGAGCGACGCAGACATGTCAGAGGAGATTGTAGAAGGTGACGGTACTGCTGAACTTGCTGAGGTGGAGCCAGACCAAAGCCCTCTAGCACAGTCAGGCGGAGCGGATGCATCACCAAGCAGAACCACAGATGCATCCCCTGTACGTGAACCTTCCCCTTCAAACCCAGCCATTGCTGGCGCATCTTCTGAACAACAGAATCCCGGTACCGCAGCAGAGAGTGTGGGAAGAACAATCAACTTGACGGAGAGGGCAATACAAAACAGAACAAACAGACAAAACAGACTTGTACGGACGAGCACTCCACAGCCTTCCTCTTCCAGGGGTCGTTCTCGAGAAACCGGGCGCGGACGTGGACGTTCCCGGCGAGGTGGTCAGCCATAGTGAGGTGGAAAAAAATTGGTGTCGTCGCTGGAAATTTGTAGTTGCATCTTTTGCCCAACTACGTAGACTACTTTTTGCCATGAACTACTGAACAAGCTTTGCTGCCGGAGTAAAGCATTGCGTGACTTGTAAGCCGTCAAGTAAGCAAATATATGCTGCCCGACTCGTTTACAAATGGTATGCCGCTAAGCGGCTGTGTTATGGTGCGCCCATGTGCGCTTGAATTGCTCTGTGAGGTCACATTACTAATTGCTACGTGAAACTTGGTCATCAATCGTGTCTAAGTTCACCTCATGCGTTAAATTCAGCTCTGTTTTGTTGGCGTTGCGTGCCAGTTGCTGGGGTAGGCGGTGGCTTTCTCAAGGACGCGTGTGGGTTGTTGTCCGTTCTGACTTTTTTTTTGATACTATACACTTTCGTTTTCCTTTTGTGTCTTAGGACTCGGTTTAACGTGGAGCTTACATTTGCCATATGAAGTACTGAGCAACAAAAATCTAAAATCTAAAAAGTGAGTGTCAACTAATCCATCTAGAACATTAGACGCCTAGGAAAGCCGTTAGCAGGGCGACACAACTTAAGCCAGAGCCTTTGCCTAGATCACTGAAAACAACATCCCTTCTAACCAAGGATCAAATTCAGATTTTCACTGATTGGACCGAACAATGGGTCTTCTTTCATCTATACAAGCTTGTTTTTTGTGTGTGGCTAACATAGCAAGCTTCATCATTAATTTATCGAACTAAAAAGAAAAATACATTGAACTGAAACACATTATTGGCAACAACAAAGCAAAGCGAGATATGCAACGGATGCTTCCTTCCTACACATCCATGCATACCCCATACAGGTACACTCTCCAATCACACACAACGTCGACAGCGCGCTCGCACGCAGTCGCTGATACACGCATGCTCATGCCTTGCCTATGTATAGCAGCTAGTTTTATTATAGCAACCAAAAGCTAGCGGAAATTGAATTGTAGCAGGCTAGCTACCCATCGACCGATGGGCGTAACGTGGACGAGTTCGATCCATTCATCAGGGGGACTCCGTGGTGGCTGCGGGGCGGAAGGGGTTGGGCACCTCGAACCCGGGGTTGGGCACCCAGGTGTCGTCGGCACCGGGGATGAACTGCGCCCTGGCGGCGGCCGGGATGCTGTGGTCCAGCCCGCCGATGTCCGGCCTGTAGTGGGTGCCCAGCTCGTACCGCCCGATCCCCGGGATCAGCACCGTCCCCTCCTGGAACGTCTCCGGCCGCTTCACCGCGTCCTCCTTCGCGGCCACCGGGACGCCGCGCGCCGTTGCCGAGCCCGCGCACGCCGCGGCCGCCACCAGCGCCGCGAGGATCAGCAGGGAGGCCGACTTGCTGGCCATGTCAACGAGTGGCTAAGCTGCGACCGCGACTAGTGGTAGGCTGGTAGCCAAGTGAGCTTGCTGGCTGTTGCTTTCGTTGTGATGTTGATCGCTCGCCGCGCCGGGCTTTTATAGGGGCGTGGCGTAAAGGCTACGAGGAGCCTGCCCGCTGGCGCGCCGCGGGGTGGGAGCTAAGCTGGGAAAAGGCGGTGCGTTCAATTCGCATGCACGGCGCACGCTGCAACCAACGCCGGGCCGTGCGTTATTGTGCGCGCGCGAGTGAGCAAAAAAGGGCTTCTCCTAGGGTGTGAATGACGTCGACGAGCATGCGGCGCGAGCGATCGGACGCGGGAAAGGGCCGTGCGTGGACGACTGGCAGGGCGCGGTTGAGTTGGTTGCTTGCGTCGTACGTACCGTTCGATTGGGGGCGCGCGCGAGGAGGGAGGGACCCTGCGCCGCGCGGTTGTTGGTCTAGAAGCCATGCCAGGTCCGGAAGCTCCAGCTACCCTCGCCTGCTCTTTATAGCGCCGCCGCGATCGACCACGGGGAGGCTACTTATTTCCTTTCTCTTGCTATATCTCCCTTTTGCCACATTTGTGTGGGGTGTTTTCCAATGTAGCTTGGGCTTTGATCTACCTAGTCCACCTGAAACAACTGGCCCTGGTTGGAGAGTGGTCGAATCTCACTTTTATGGTCCGGAAAAAGGGACAGCCAAAGTCCTTTTTTGATTGCTTTGTGCCGGACTTGGTGGAAGACTCGAAAATGAGGCTTGTTTTGAGAACAGACTTCCCGCTGATCCCCATGGGATTATTTACCATGTTTGTCGCTTGGCTCACCTACCGGAGCGATTTGCAGACACCAAAGGTGCAAAAGGCGATGCACCGAGTGGATGAACTTGTGAAGAAAGGCGCGCGGGGGGTCTTCTGGCGATCTCATGGTTGGGCACCAACATTGTCGAAGAATAGCAGGTGAACAATTTCTGTTACCAATGACTCCGCGTGGAGTCTTTGATCGGCTGCATGTTTCGGTCCTGAGATCAGGATGAGGAACTGCTGAACTTGTGTAGTGTTCTGTGAGTTCCATCAATGAAGCTGGGGGAAACCCTTTTATATATTAAAAAAACATATACATGGCAGTAGCTTTTTTTCCACAGGAAATTAGGAAGTGTATCGTCTATTCCTATAACTCTGACATACTACTTATTTATAAGTCGGCATTCTCCACCTCGATCTTTTTGGCAAAACAATGCAACTTCAGTTTCAGAGATGCGTGGCATCGAAAATTTACACATGATTTTTTTACGACCCTACATACACAATGTGCAGCAGATTCTTCCAAGCGCGGGAATCACTGTGCGTGCTATTTGGTGTTATCTTAAATCAAGCCGTTTTAAGTTTGATCAAGCAGGAaattatgaacatctacaataccAATACAAGACTAAGTGGTCTTGTATAGATCAAAGTAAGGATTAACTTTTTTTTGTTCCTGCCCTGCAATCTGACATTTGACTTTGCAGCTACATTGATTATTGGTGTGAATCTACAGTAGAAATCTGATGGCAGGGAAGGCTAGAGCCTGGAGCCACGGCTCCATGGCCCTATCAAACTGTACAGCAGTGCAATCACGATCAATTTGCAACTCACAACAAACAAAAGACTGAACTTAATTATTATGTCCGAACAAATTAACCAGAATGTACAATATCTCTAGTATGTTCTTTTTTTGCATGCCCACATGTGCTAAAATAATCAGATCAGACAGTAATTACATATATCGCACAATAAAATACACCCATATATCGGACCGCAGATACATCACATCAGCATGAAACTTCAAACCAGCATTTGACATACAGGTTAATTTGGCTGATTCAGACGTCACGAATCTGCTATCGATGCTATTCTAATGTACAAAGTCAGGCTGAAGCGGGTGGGTAACATTCTATTTTCAAGGTGGTGTTTACCTTATTTTGATCATTCTGTGAACGAATGGCGAAAGTATAATCCTCTCCAACAACATTGGCTAGTAAACCGCCAGCCACAAGCCGCAGTATCCAGCCATACTGCAGGTTCTCCTCTTGCATGTTACTGACTCTATCCCACAGTCATCGTCGGCTCTGCATCTGTGGCTAGGGAACACATCTGGTATGTGGCACGCACTCTCCCACGGGGAGCCAACGTTCTGCCGGAAAATTGTCTCTGGACAGACTTTGGATGACAATGCGCTCGCACGAATCGGTTGGTTGCCGTCCTGCAGAGAGGTTCTCGATATCATTACGATGACAGTACAAAGTAAGATTAATGCTCCTACAAATAGGAGCTAGGGCATCATATGGTTTCCTAACTTGCGTTCTGATGTAAGCTGGTATGGGATCACCTTAACAACTGTCCAATTGGTGGGAACATCCAGTCGAGGAATTTTTTCGTGCCACGTGCTCATTACTGGAAGGGGGTGGCCCTCTGTTGTAAATATGTAATTTTTGTTCCTCAAGAATGAATCGTCGTAAAGGAGAAAAAGATATTTGCACCTGCAGAAGAGTTATCAACCGTCATCTCAACAGTGACGGGATCTATCAGCGCGAATGAGACAGTTTTGCTCCAACTGCATATTAGAAACAATAGGAAGATTAACAGCTCACGTTTCTGAAAGAAAGAAGCTGTGTTGATGATCTTCAAGGTTCATTGTTGAAACATCTCTGATACTAGCAAAACCTCCTTCCACTTTGGTGTAGTAATTAAGTGATCCAATTATAGCTTCACCCACTTCTAGGTACCAAGGATCTATAGAGATCAGTGGTGTTAGTGATCTGGACATCATATTATCTTTATCTGCTTGATTAAAATTTTAAGAAAAAAAATCGCCAACAATATTATTTGTCTGTTATTCATGATCATACCTTTAGTTGCTTGATAAAGATAAAATGTAGACTCAGCAAACTCTGGACGTAAAGGATAGTACTTCTCTGTAGGATGCAAAATTCCGTAGTCTAACAGATATCTGCAAAGTACAAAGCACGCATCAACAAAATACAGTGTAAAACCTGAAAGCAAGTTTTGGTCATACTCTTGTCAGTCTTGTGCATCATACTCTGAATTGATTTGAAACAGTCACTCAATATTTCCATTTTCCTTTACAAACTGATGGTCAAGAGGTACTTAGTTTTTAGTTATTAATACCTTTCAGGAAGGACGCCAAACCTTTGCCATACATTGTAAAATTCACGATGTGACAGATTTGCAGCAGCAACATCTCCTAGTAGTGTCTGGTGATGATGATAGCAGTAAGCAAACAATACAAGATAAAAAATTCCACAATAAGGTGATATATCAACCATGTACAGAGTCAGCAGACCTGAACACCAGGCCAGAAGGCCTGGAGGCTAGTTAGTTGCCAGTGTGTTGCTTCTCCAGTCCTGATATCGGCCTCATGGTACCTGAGAAGACAGATGATTATTACTGTCCGGTACAAGCATATTGCGGCGACAAGTAACTAGCATGGAATGGAAATTTTTGAATGAATATGGCACGAAGAAAGGGTGTACCATGGCCCATGTCGGAAATACTTCTGCACTGCTAGGTAAGCAGAGTGAAACATATCCCAGTACTCATCACTTCCAAAAAGGACATATGCCTTAATCAAATACTCGTAAAATGAATCAACTCCTGCAAATATGTTACGAAAGATCATCAATATGTCTCAACCACATATATCTTCTAATTAGACAGAATTAAACCACATATACAAAGAAACACTTGGCAAAAAACAATTATGCTACAAATTTGACGTTGGTATAAGCGATACACCAAGTGGGCTAGCATAAGAAGTAGTACCAGCACCAATGCCTGACGAATATTCAATCCAGTTGCCAGACAAAACATCTAGTGTTGAGCCTACAAGATTCAGTGAGCTTCTCATGCTCCATAACTTGCGAAGAGCACGAAGAGCTGCAGCTTCATATCTAGGATCACCGGTCAAACGTGACAATGCACCCATTTCCAGGATAAGGGAGCCTGCAACAAATTTATGTATCTTAGCTACCACTACCAAGATACCCAACAGAATAAAGACTATTCCGCCACTCACCACATCCTGATGTGCTCGTTTCAGTTGTCTCATTCTCCATCACTCCATACTGGAAAAAGTAGTCATAGCATCAGAGATGATGTATGAATAAAATACAAGCTCAACAGCCATGTCAGATCATGATTAAAAGGATTGTAATATACGTGAGCTATGTAATATGTATGAGTTGAGTGTTACAAGTAACATCATACAAGGGTATCCAGAAAGGGAAACAAAATAATTGTCGAATGATTATCTAGTTTCCGCAGGAGGCTTGACACTTCTGTTCTGTGCCATAGAAGGAAGGGGCGTGCTGAATAAATGGAATTTATCAATACATGTcttttactatttattttatcCGGGAACGTGATTGTAGCGGTGTACTACTTTCTAAATCAGAAGAAAGGCCAAGGGTTTGTAAATGAACCTTAAGAT containing:
- the LOC125514631 gene encoding putative cell wall protein; protein product: MASKSASLLILAALVAAAACAGSATARGVPVAAKEDAVKRPETFQEGTVLIPGIGRYELGTHYRPDIGGLDHSIPAAARAQFIPGADDTWVPNPGFEVPNPFRPAATTESP
- the LOC125514630 gene encoding alpha-mannosidase I MNS5 → MRSPRPARLAAVALLLAALAAAVGAPAAAAASRDGYGRTRRLRMRGKVVEMFYHAYDNYMAYAFPHDELKPLTKGFTDSLSELGNLNLEHLPQDYNGSALTLVESLSSLVVLGNLTEFDRGVSWLSENLTFDVDARVNLFECNIRLLGGLISAHILAKDYSSQNKDGVYQNQLLRLAENLGSRFLPAFETPTGLPYAWINLKYGVMENETTETSTSGCGSLILEMGALSRLTGDPRYEAAALRALRKLWSMRSSLNLVGSTLDVLSGNWIEYSSGIGAGVDSFYEYLIKAYVLFGSDEYWDMFHSAYLAVQKYFRHGPWYHEADIRTGEATHWQLTSLQAFWPGVQTLLGDVAAANLSHREFYNVWQRFGVLPERYLLDYGILHPTEKYYPLRPEFAESTFYLYQATKDPWYLEVGEAIIGSLNYYTKVEGGFASIRDVSTMNLEDHQHSFFLSETCKYLFLLYDDSFLRNKNYIFTTEGHPLPVMSTWHEKIPRLDVPTNWTVVKDGNQPIRASALSSKVCPETIFRQNVGSPWESACHIPDVFPSHRCRADDDCGIESVTCKRRTCSMAGYCGLWLAVY